A stretch of the Streptomyces sp. 1331.2 genome encodes the following:
- a CDS encoding polyketide synthase — MGHAENLKAADAHIAVVGMGCRLPRDIDSPAALWRLLEAARDAVGQPPIGRAGHVAAAPAHAAGTMPPWGGYLSDVAGFDADFFGVSGKEADVLDPQHRLLLEVTWEALEHAGFPPERLAGSSTGLFSGLSYTDYMESLAGQPRELEGAVLTNGHCVAPGRISYLLGLQGPCVALDTACSSSLVAVHLACQALRDGECDLALAGGVTLMLGARTTMSFARMGMLSPTGRCRTFDAAADGFVRGEGCGVVVLKRLEDALRDDDRVLALVRGSAVNQDGRSDVLASPSAEAQQALYRQALARAGTDPRDVGLVETHGTGTPVGDPVEFSSLAAVYGTGQGRCALGSVKTNVGHLEPAAGVIGLIKAVLCLRRGLVPPNLHFTRWNPAISAEGTRLFVPTGLSAWPTRTASRLAAVSSFGFSGTNAHVVLEQAPARRRTVVLPGAPTAGTAVHAAVPAGDPPSRSQAAPPHVFLLAAGSPDALPAAAARLAHWLETEAGATPLRDIAHTLALRRSPGRGRLGVVADSHRGLAHALRSFEAGRAHPGVVRGHVGAGVTRRPVWVFSGQGSQWQGMGHGLLHHEPAFAEALAEADALIGDETGFSVLRAVRDREHVSGCGRVQPALFALQVALAAVWRDHGVEPAAVIGHSMGEVAAAVTAGALTLADGVRVICRRSALLTRIAGAGAMASVGLDSATVENDLAAVGDGTVSVAVVAAPDSTVVAGTAAAVRRLTTAWQARGLVARLIDVDVASHCPQVDPLLADLAAELAELTPSRPAVPFYTTVLDDPRDTPVFDAAYWCANLRRPVRFGAAVAAAAADRHQVYLEVSPHAVVTRPLAQSLTGLLHEPVILPTLRKGEDDRTTFRTQLAALHCAGAGVDWSRLYAGGRLADLPALTFDRRPHWTDTTPPAAAASPHTGSAPAALPGAHTEVPGDQPRHTWHADAGTDVLPWMADHRVHGRPVLPGAAYCALALSAAGEVFRGAAHDVEATDIRFRELLHLDARTPVGTTVTLTGADRADCEVFGQDEDGTWVRQATAVLRRTDASPRTPALPAAALAADHPVVLDPHALYASLRARGLEHGPAFSGITELRAGAQGDSFWARVTLPDPARTARHGLRIHPVLLDLCAQLVVAGLIDEPDHGLVLPVGVRAVRILAAPEDACYAHARLTRTDADGIVGDVRLLDEEGNPLVEIDALRFVRRGAAAEESVDRWFIETGWQPVPRRESPEPPAPGPWLVIGEADGSARALADALELAGARTDVLDVPVDSAALQPLKQSIARHWDRAPAPCAVVLLCAPSAPEDDAAAIALRRTRRLLAAAQSAIARDTPARLFAVTRSAHAPEPGQPADPAQSALRGLVRVLTHEHPELRATLVDADHADTGLHRLAAELLADPPEDEIALRGDTRHIARLSYTPLSEAERATAVTRTVRYGADRFQLHAGRLGDLDALRLTTSPRRTPGPGEVELRLHAAGVNFRDVLTAMGMLATDDEAGYRIGFEATGVVTAVGPGVRHVCVGDSVVAADVRGGLFTTFATLPAAAVAPSRPACPRRRPPGCPSPTSPPGTHCAASPGSPAASAS, encoded by the coding sequence ATGGGCCACGCAGAGAACCTGAAAGCCGCTGACGCGCACATCGCCGTCGTCGGCATGGGATGCCGGCTTCCCCGCGACATCGACTCGCCCGCCGCGTTGTGGCGGTTGCTCGAAGCCGCCCGGGACGCGGTCGGCCAACCGCCGATCGGCCGCGCGGGGCACGTGGCCGCGGCCCCGGCCCACGCCGCCGGGACGATGCCGCCGTGGGGCGGATACCTCAGCGACGTCGCCGGCTTCGACGCCGACTTCTTCGGGGTCTCGGGCAAGGAGGCCGACGTCCTGGACCCCCAGCACCGGCTGCTCCTGGAAGTGACGTGGGAGGCACTCGAACACGCCGGATTCCCCCCGGAGCGGCTGGCGGGGTCCTCCACGGGGCTGTTCTCGGGCCTGAGCTACACCGACTACATGGAGTCCCTCGCCGGCCAGCCCCGGGAACTCGAGGGCGCGGTCCTGACCAACGGGCACTGCGTCGCCCCGGGGCGCATCTCCTACCTGCTGGGCCTGCAGGGCCCGTGCGTGGCACTGGACACCGCGTGCTCGTCCTCGCTCGTGGCGGTCCACCTGGCCTGCCAGGCCCTGCGCGACGGCGAGTGCGACCTCGCGCTGGCCGGCGGCGTCACCCTCATGCTCGGCGCCAGGACGACGATGTCCTTCGCCCGCATGGGGATGCTCTCGCCCACCGGCCGGTGCCGGACCTTCGACGCGGCCGCGGACGGCTTCGTCCGCGGCGAGGGCTGCGGCGTCGTCGTCCTCAAGCGCCTTGAGGACGCACTACGGGACGACGACCGCGTCCTGGCCCTGGTGCGCGGCTCGGCCGTCAACCAGGACGGCCGCTCCGACGTCCTGGCCTCGCCCTCCGCCGAGGCCCAGCAGGCCCTCTACCGCCAGGCCCTCGCCCGGGCCGGAACCGACCCGCGCGACGTGGGCCTGGTGGAGACGCACGGCACCGGCACACCCGTCGGCGACCCCGTCGAGTTCTCCAGCCTGGCCGCGGTCTACGGCACCGGGCAGGGGCGCTGCGCGCTGGGTTCGGTGAAGACGAACGTCGGGCACCTGGAACCGGCGGCCGGCGTCATCGGCCTGATCAAGGCGGTGCTCTGCCTCCGGCGCGGGCTCGTCCCGCCCAACCTGCACTTCACCCGGTGGAACCCGGCCATCAGCGCCGAGGGCACCCGCCTGTTCGTCCCCACCGGCCTGTCCGCCTGGCCCACCCGGACGGCCTCGCGACTGGCCGCGGTGTCCTCCTTCGGCTTCTCCGGGACCAACGCCCACGTGGTCCTCGAACAGGCCCCGGCCCGCCGCCGCACCGTCGTCCTCCCCGGCGCGCCCACCGCGGGCACCGCCGTACACGCGGCCGTGCCCGCCGGCGACCCGCCGTCGCGGTCGCAGGCCGCCCCGCCCCACGTCTTCCTCCTCGCCGCCGGCTCCCCGGACGCACTGCCCGCCGCCGCCGCGCGCCTGGCCCACTGGCTGGAGACCGAGGCAGGCGCCACCCCCCTGCGCGACATCGCCCACACCCTCGCACTGCGCCGCTCCCCCGGGCGCGGCCGGCTCGGCGTGGTGGCCGACTCCCACCGCGGCCTGGCGCACGCGCTGCGCTCCTTCGAAGCCGGCCGGGCCCACCCCGGCGTCGTCCGCGGCCACGTGGGCGCGGGCGTCACCCGCCGTCCCGTCTGGGTGTTCTCCGGCCAGGGCTCGCAGTGGCAGGGCATGGGGCACGGCCTGCTCCACCACGAGCCGGCCTTCGCCGAGGCCCTGGCCGAAGCCGATGCGCTGATCGGCGACGAGACCGGGTTCTCCGTCCTGCGGGCCGTCCGCGACCGCGAACACGTCAGCGGCTGCGGCCGCGTGCAACCCGCGCTGTTCGCCCTGCAGGTCGCCCTGGCCGCCGTCTGGCGCGACCACGGGGTCGAACCGGCCGCCGTCATCGGCCATTCCATGGGCGAGGTCGCGGCCGCCGTCACCGCCGGAGCGCTCACCCTGGCCGACGGCGTCCGCGTCATCTGCCGGCGCTCCGCCCTCCTCACCCGCATCGCCGGAGCCGGGGCCATGGCGAGCGTCGGCCTCGACAGCGCGACCGTCGAGAACGACCTCGCCGCCGTCGGCGACGGCACGGTGTCCGTGGCCGTCGTCGCCGCCCCCGACTCGACCGTCGTCGCCGGCACCGCGGCCGCCGTCCGGCGCCTGACCACCGCCTGGCAGGCCCGCGGACTCGTGGCACGTCTGATCGACGTCGACGTCGCCTCGCACTGCCCCCAGGTCGACCCGCTGCTCGCGGACCTCGCCGCCGAGCTCGCCGAGCTCACCCCCAGCCGGCCGGCCGTCCCCTTCTACACCACCGTCCTGGACGACCCCCGCGACACCCCGGTCTTCGACGCCGCCTACTGGTGCGCCAACCTGCGCCGACCCGTACGCTTCGGCGCCGCCGTGGCCGCGGCCGCCGCCGACCGCCACCAGGTGTACCTCGAAGTCTCGCCGCACGCCGTCGTCACCCGCCCCCTCGCCCAGAGCCTGACCGGCCTGCTCCACGAGCCCGTGATCCTGCCGACACTGCGCAAGGGGGAGGACGACCGCACCACCTTCCGCACCCAGCTCGCCGCCCTGCACTGCGCCGGAGCCGGCGTCGACTGGTCCCGCCTCTACGCGGGCGGCCGCCTGGCCGACCTACCCGCGCTGACCTTCGACCGCCGACCCCACTGGACCGACACCACCCCACCCGCAGCGGCGGCCTCCCCGCACACCGGGAGCGCCCCCGCCGCCCTGCCGGGAGCGCACACGGAGGTGCCCGGCGACCAGCCCCGCCACACCTGGCACGCCGACGCCGGCACCGACGTCCTGCCCTGGATGGCCGACCACCGAGTCCACGGCCGGCCGGTCCTGCCCGGCGCCGCCTACTGCGCCCTGGCGCTGTCCGCGGCCGGCGAGGTCTTCCGCGGCGCCGCGCACGACGTCGAAGCGACCGACATCCGCTTCCGCGAGCTGCTGCACCTCGACGCCCGCACGCCCGTCGGCACGACCGTCACCCTGACCGGCGCCGACCGCGCCGACTGCGAAGTCTTCGGCCAGGACGAGGACGGGACCTGGGTACGGCAGGCCACCGCGGTCCTGCGCCGCACCGACGCCTCCCCCCGGACACCGGCGCTCCCCGCGGCCGCACTGGCCGCCGACCACCCCGTCGTCCTGGACCCGCACGCCCTCTACGCGAGCCTGCGCGCACGGGGCCTGGAGCACGGACCCGCCTTCAGCGGCATCACCGAGCTGCGCGCCGGCGCCCAGGGCGACAGCTTCTGGGCCCGCGTGACGCTGCCGGACCCGGCACGCACCGCCCGCCACGGCCTGCGGATCCACCCGGTCCTCCTGGACCTGTGCGCCCAACTCGTCGTCGCCGGCCTGATCGACGAACCGGACCACGGCCTGGTCCTGCCCGTCGGAGTGCGCGCCGTGCGGATCCTCGCGGCCCCCGAGGACGCCTGCTACGCGCACGCCCGGCTCACCCGCACCGACGCGGACGGCATCGTCGGGGACGTGCGGCTGCTGGACGAGGAGGGAAACCCCCTCGTCGAGATCGACGCGCTGCGCTTCGTACGCCGCGGCGCGGCGGCCGAGGAAAGCGTCGACCGGTGGTTCATCGAGACCGGCTGGCAGCCGGTGCCGCGCCGGGAGAGCCCCGAACCGCCCGCCCCGGGCCCCTGGCTCGTCATCGGCGAGGCGGACGGATCCGCCCGGGCACTGGCGGACGCCCTGGAGCTCGCCGGAGCCCGTACCGACGTCCTCGACGTCCCCGTCGACAGCGCCGCCCTCCAGCCGCTCAAGCAGAGCATCGCCCGGCACTGGGACCGCGCACCCGCACCGTGCGCCGTGGTTCTGCTGTGCGCGCCGTCCGCGCCCGAGGACGACGCCGCCGCGATCGCACTGCGCCGCACCCGCCGCCTGCTCGCCGCCGCACAAAGCGCGATCGCGCGCGACACTCCCGCACGCCTGTTCGCCGTCACCCGGTCCGCCCACGCTCCGGAGCCGGGGCAGCCCGCCGACCCCGCCCAGAGCGCCCTGCGCGGACTCGTGCGCGTCCTGACGCACGAACACCCGGAGCTGCGGGCGACCCTCGTCGACGCCGACCACGCCGACACCGGCCTGCACCGGCTCGCGGCCGAACTCCTCGCCGACCCTCCCGAGGACGAGATCGCCCTGCGCGGTGACACCCGGCACATCGCCCGGCTGTCCTACACCCCCCTGTCGGAGGCCGAACGCGCCACCGCCGTCACCCGCACCGTGCGCTACGGCGCCGACCGCTTCCAGCTCCACGCGGGGCGGCTCGGCGACCTCGACGCCCTGCGCCTGACCACCTCGCCACGGCGTACCCCCGGTCCCGGCGAGGTCGAACTGCGCCTCCACGCCGCGGGCGTGAACTTCCGCGACGTGCTCACCGCCATGGGCATGCTGGCGACCGACGACGAGGCGGGCTACCGCATCGGCTTCGAAGCCACCGGCGTGGTCACCGCCGTCGGACCGGGCGTCAGGCACGTGTGCGTCGGCGACAGCGTCGTCGCCGCCGACGTGCGAGGCGGACTCTTCACGACCTTCGCCACGCTGCCCGCCGCCGCCGTCGCCCCCTCCCGGCCGGCGTGCCCGCGGAGACGGCCGCCGGGCTGCCCGTCGCCTACCTCACCGCCTGGTACGCACTGCGCCGCCTCGCCAGGCTCGCCGGCGGCGAGCGCGTCCTGA
- a CDS encoding Mu transposase domain-containing protein, translating into MSIAAIARLLGRDRKTVSSYLSGKRTVGVRSSGGGEFERFIPYCRQRLQDDAHFEASALFAELVDLGYNGGYSTFTRALRTHQLRPRCPLCQRPPRTRPARQDDAEEVHFRWFVFCDPPADWGCTHACVLVGRLTRSQRWSAALAEQIDFGHLVGSVDRILRQLGGTGWRWRFDRTPAVHCPGGGKLTTALGRVAKHYGVVADLGPARQGTDDEAIGQTLALWWRTGGADTGPLEAQESLDRLARLIHTRQAPTRGGHDGSTVPPAPVLLDLPHDPYPARISVTRAVSANSMVSYRGNLYAVPRHLHGHTVEVRQRLGDPLLAIATPRGRVIAQHSLAPDGAGLSVIGHRHGIGLDRPLPVPRPACNSKMYSPPSAEALAAAEALRQDTRQEDGLEPGRQAGASSARSGRSWRWTDVLGRIRKDPAEDEEHVRSEAVIHLAAHRQHDPTPYRRSHTGSAWHPNRTTRMRQEPSEGR; encoded by the coding sequence TTGTCCATCGCCGCAATCGCCCGTCTCCTCGGCCGTGACCGCAAGACGGTGAGCTCCTATCTGAGCGGGAAGCGCACGGTCGGGGTCCGCAGCTCCGGCGGGGGCGAGTTCGAGCGGTTCATCCCCTACTGCCGCCAGCGACTGCAGGACGATGCCCACTTCGAGGCGTCGGCGCTGTTCGCCGAACTCGTCGATCTCGGCTACAACGGCGGCTACTCGACCTTCACCCGCGCTCTGCGGACCCATCAGCTGCGTCCCAGGTGCCCGCTGTGCCAGCGTCCGCCCCGCACCCGCCCCGCTCGGCAGGACGACGCGGAGGAAGTGCACTTCCGCTGGTTCGTCTTCTGCGACCCCCCTGCGGACTGGGGCTGCACCCACGCCTGCGTCCTGGTGGGACGCCTGACCCGCTCCCAGCGCTGGAGCGCGGCGCTCGCGGAGCAGATCGACTTCGGCCACCTGGTCGGCTCCGTCGACCGGATCCTGCGCCAGCTCGGCGGGACCGGCTGGCGCTGGCGCTTCGACCGGACGCCGGCGGTCCACTGCCCGGGAGGCGGCAAGCTGACCACGGCGCTGGGCAGGGTCGCGAAGCACTACGGTGTCGTCGCGGACCTCGGTCCGGCGCGGCAGGGCACCGACGACGAGGCGATCGGGCAGACCCTCGCCCTGTGGTGGCGGACCGGCGGAGCGGACACCGGCCCGCTGGAGGCGCAGGAGAGCCTCGACAGGCTGGCCAGGCTCATCCACACCCGCCAGGCCCCGACACGGGGCGGCCACGACGGGAGCACCGTGCCGCCCGCGCCGGTCCTGCTCGACCTCCCCCACGACCCGTACCCCGCCAGGATCAGCGTGACCCGCGCGGTCTCGGCCAACAGCATGGTGTCGTACCGGGGCAACCTCTACGCGGTTCCGCGGCACCTGCACGGCCACACCGTGGAAGTGCGCCAGAGGCTCGGTGACCCGCTCCTGGCGATCGCGACCCCTCGTGGACGGGTGATCGCCCAGCACTCACTGGCGCCCGACGGTGCCGGCCTGTCGGTCATCGGCCACCGGCACGGGATCGGTCTCGATCGTCCGCTCCCTGTGCCCAGGCCGGCTTGCAACAGCAAGATGTACAGTCCGCCGTCCGCCGAAGCGCTCGCGGCGGCCGAGGCGCTCCGACAGGACACCCGCCAGGAGGACGGATTAGAGCCCGGTCGACAGGCCGGCGCTTCGTCGGCGCGCTCCGGCCGGTCCTGGCGGTGGACGGACGTCCTCGGCCGGATCCGGAAGGACCCGGCCGAGGACGAGGAGCACGTCCGGTCCGAAGCCGTGATCCACCTCGCCGCGCATCGGCAGCACGACCCGACGCCGTACCGGCGAAGCCACACCGGCTCGGCGTGGCACCCGAACCGGACGACACGGATGCGGCAGGAGCCCTCCGAGGGGAGATAG
- a CDS encoding IPT/TIG domain-containing protein gives MTTPAGTSNGVAFTYVPVPQLVSVVPAAGPTSGGNTVTLTGSALGAATAVAFGSAPAAFTAVSDTQITATAPAGSGTVQVTVTTPGGTSNGLAYTYTAAPVVATVVPAQGPASGGNTVTLTGTGFTGATAVRFGAVNASSFTVVSATQITATVPAGGPGPSGVTVTTAAGTSLPVPYFYLSSPQLTAVVPGQGPVLGGTTVTVTGSNLLGATAVRFGAVNASSFTVVSATQITATVPAGSGTVQVTVTTPGGTSNGVAFTYVPVPQLVSVVPAAGPSSGGNTVTLTGSALGAATAVAFGSAPAAFTAVSDTQITATAPAGSGTVQVTVTTPGGTSNGLAYTYTAAPVI, from the coding sequence GTGACGACGCCCGCTGGCACCAGCAACGGTGTCGCGTTCACCTACGTTCCCGTTCCCCAGCTGGTGAGCGTGGTTCCCGCGGCGGGGCCGACCTCGGGCGGGAACACGGTCACGCTGACGGGCAGCGCGCTGGGCGCCGCCACCGCGGTCGCCTTCGGGTCCGCGCCGGCTGCCTTCACCGCCGTGTCGGACACTCAGATCACCGCGACCGCGCCGGCGGGCTCGGGCACCGTGCAGGTGACCGTGACCACCCCCGGCGGCACCAGCAACGGCCTCGCCTACACCTACACCGCGGCACCGGTGGTGGCCACGGTCGTCCCGGCCCAGGGGCCGGCGTCCGGTGGCAACACGGTCACGCTGACGGGCACGGGGTTCACGGGGGCGACGGCGGTGCGGTTCGGTGCCGTCAACGCCTCCTCGTTCACGGTGGTGTCGGCGACGCAGATCACCGCGACCGTGCCGGCCGGGGGGCCGGGGCCGTCCGGCGTCACCGTCACCACGGCCGCCGGCACCAGCCTTCCGGTGCCCTACTTCTACCTGAGCAGCCCCCAGCTCACCGCTGTGGTCCCCGGCCAAGGGCCTGTCCTCGGCGGAACCACCGTCACCGTCACCGGAAGCAATCTGCTGGGGGCGACGGCGGTGCGGTTCGGTGCCGTCAACGCCTCGTCGTTCACGGTGGTGTCGGCGACGCAGATCACCGCGACGGTGCCGGCGGGTTCGGGCACGGTGCAGGTCACGGTGACGACGCCCGGTGGCACCAGCAACGGTGTCGCGTTCACCTACGTTCCCGTTCCCCAGTTGGTGAGCGTGGTTCCCGCGGCGGGGCCGAGCTCGGGCGGGAACACGGTCACGCTGACGGGCAGCGCGCTGGGCGCCGCCACCGCGGTCGCCTTCGGGTCCGCGCCGGCTGCCTTCACCGCCGTGTCGGACACTCAGATCACCGCGACCGCGCCGGCGGGCTCGGGCACCGTGCAGGTGACCGTGACCACCCCCGGCGGCACCAGCAACGGCCTCGCCTACACCTACACCGCGGCACCGGTGATCTAG
- a CDS encoding IPT/TIG domain-containing protein, which translates to MSPILLALVPSQGPATGGSPVLLVGTGLTGATAVLFGATPALSYTVQFDGAITAVAPPGTGTVPVTVVTPSGTSNNLSYTYQPPTPPTILALVPPVGLATGGLPVLIVGHGLSAATSVLFGATPASNFTVLGDGAILAVSPAGSGTVPVTVTTPAGTSNGATYTYL; encoded by the coding sequence ATGTCCCCGATTCTCCTCGCACTCGTCCCCTCGCAGGGTCCGGCGACCGGGGGTAGCCCCGTGCTGCTCGTCGGCACCGGGCTGACCGGGGCCACGGCGGTCCTGTTCGGCGCCACCCCCGCGCTCAGCTACACCGTCCAGTTCGACGGCGCCATCACGGCCGTCGCCCCGCCCGGGACCGGGACCGTCCCGGTCACGGTGGTCACGCCCAGCGGCACCAGCAACAACCTCAGCTACACCTACCAGCCGCCGACCCCGCCGACCATCCTCGCGCTCGTGCCGCCGGTCGGCCTGGCCACGGGCGGCCTGCCCGTCCTCATCGTGGGCCACGGCCTGTCCGCCGCGACGTCGGTCCTGTTCGGCGCCACCCCGGCCTCGAACTTCACCGTGCTGGGCGACGGCGCCATCCTGGCCGTCTCGCCGGCCGGATCCGGGACCGTCCCGGTCACGGTGACCACGCCGGCCGGCACCAGCAACGGCGCCACCTACACCTACCTGTAG
- a CDS encoding DUF5988 family protein, protein MIVSKNSSAFPNGKVSVVPNSLLVFLRGGPIDIPEIREVKSGNAESRLRIPRGNGYEHFEITQDFKDVGGVLMPVYQWSYRTAIAE, encoded by the coding sequence ATGATCGTCTCGAAGAATTCTTCTGCGTTTCCGAATGGGAAGGTGAGTGTCGTGCCAAACTCTCTGCTCGTCTTCCTCAGGGGCGGCCCGATCGACATTCCTGAGATTCGGGAAGTGAAATCCGGGAACGCCGAGAGCAGGTTGAGGATCCCCCGCGGGAACGGCTACGAGCACTTCGAGATCACGCAGGACTTCAAGGACGTCGGGGGCGTACTGATGCCCGTCTACCAGTGGTCGTACCGGACCGCCATCGCCGAGTAG
- a CDS encoding ATP-binding protein: MSREAVPPFTEEEIPLTTAEIDGRPTGALAEDVLRHWVRGRPLSFRLPSLVRAVPVSRRLAGLWLDAEGVRAGHTREAVLLVISELVTNAVEHSNSAYITAWLRRTADRLLVEVRDQGRTSVVPRLHRATPEEDHGRGLALVADHSQDWGVRLGTDGSCSVWAAVPLSGRSAAAC, translated from the coding sequence GTGAGCCGAGAAGCGGTCCCGCCGTTCACCGAGGAGGAGATTCCACTGACCACCGCAGAGATCGATGGACGGCCGACAGGAGCTCTCGCCGAAGATGTCCTGCGCCACTGGGTCAGGGGCCGTCCGCTGTCCTTCCGGCTGCCGTCCCTGGTCCGCGCGGTACCGGTCTCCCGGCGGCTGGCAGGGCTGTGGCTGGACGCCGAGGGCGTTCGGGCCGGCCATACCCGGGAGGCCGTCCTGCTGGTGATCTCCGAACTGGTCACCAACGCCGTCGAGCACTCCAACAGCGCGTACATCACCGCCTGGTTGCGCCGGACGGCGGACCGGCTCCTGGTGGAGGTCCGTGACCAGGGAAGGACCTCCGTGGTGCCGCGGCTGCACCGCGCCACGCCGGAGGAGGACCACGGTAGGGGTCTGGCGCTCGTCGCGGACCACTCGCAGGACTGGGGGGTGCGGCTCGGTACGGACGGCAGCTGCTCGGTGTGGGCCGCCGTCCCGCTATCCGGTCGGAGCGCCGCGGCGTGCTGA
- a CDS encoding IPT/TIG domain-containing protein, which translates to MPISPNQGSSGGGTTVTITGVNLAGATAVHFGSKLATITANTATSVTVIAPSGSGTVQVTVTTAGGTSNPLNFYYVGAPFKASLSDTSGPLAGGNTVTITGTGLSTATAVNFGANSATPTVVSDGVITVTVPAGTAAGSVGVSVTTAGGTNNGFSYTYVDAPTVATVVPAVGPTSGGTPVTITGTALSTTQSVTFGGTPAPFVVVSDTLVTAVTPPGTAGAVDVAVTTEGGSATAVGAFTYLAGPGI; encoded by the coding sequence GTGCCCATCTCCCCCAACCAGGGATCGTCCGGCGGCGGAACCACCGTCACCATCACCGGCGTCAACCTCGCCGGAGCCACGGCCGTGCACTTCGGCTCCAAGCTGGCCACCATCACCGCCAACACCGCCACCTCGGTCACCGTCATCGCGCCGTCGGGCAGCGGGACGGTCCAGGTGACCGTGACCACCGCGGGGGGCACCAGCAACCCGCTGAACTTCTACTACGTCGGCGCGCCGTTCAAGGCCTCGCTCAGCGACACCTCCGGGCCGCTGGCCGGCGGCAACACCGTCACCATCACCGGTACCGGGCTGTCGACCGCCACCGCCGTGAACTTCGGGGCCAACAGCGCCACGCCGACCGTCGTCAGCGACGGCGTCATCACCGTCACCGTGCCCGCGGGCACGGCGGCCGGATCGGTCGGGGTGAGCGTGACCACTGCGGGCGGAACCAACAACGGATTCAGCTACACCTACGTGGACGCGCCGACCGTGGCCACTGTCGTTCCTGCCGTGGGCCCGACCTCCGGCGGCACCCCGGTGACCATCACCGGCACCGCCCTGAGCACCACCCAGTCGGTCACCTTCGGCGGCACGCCGGCCCCGTTCGTCGTCGTCAGCGACACGCTCGTCACGGCCGTCACGCCGCCCGGCACCGCCGGGGCCGTCGACGTCGCCGTCACCACCGAGGGCGGCAGCGCGACCGCCGTGGGCGCGTTCACCTACCTCGCCGGCCCGGGGATCTGA
- a CDS encoding beta-ketoacyl synthase N-terminal-like domain-containing protein — MSGPSSPRPRSGTGERDTVVTGMGFCLPGEEQPLFTAGEVWDVASNGRSCLKHHGVYYGSVDLPDAAFAERLPGLPGIFSQHYTNAHRYGLVSLVEACSDAQLSIRDGDLTEAAVLVGRGGIDANVSSYLEVLHADACTITPHQAMELFVRAQQGLTPSDVALVQGALMRTTGPCFTVSCGCASSAVQIGNARRMIADGETDLVVVTGVDVFGVDVIQNVQRLLHGAQRAYDTIRVDGMPELLPAFDRVMRPYDRRADCVNHGEGSVTLVLESRDHAQRRGAYTYGQVLSHGMTRDGLSNPLASDENGASLVAAIRKCLGDRWDIGQIPYIHGGSDGDVVVTAFEANAARQLYGDAVEDLLMTSQEACFGHNGAPAGALGVALTLLMLEQGEVCPTANCEEPADNICFDPVPGLRTRHLEFDYALTCNYQIGGVKSAILLGSSDVD, encoded by the coding sequence GTGAGCGGGCCCTCCAGCCCGCGCCCGCGAAGCGGCACCGGCGAGCGGGACACCGTGGTCACCGGCATGGGGTTCTGCCTGCCGGGCGAGGAGCAGCCGCTGTTCACCGCGGGCGAGGTCTGGGACGTGGCCTCCAACGGCCGCTCGTGCCTCAAACACCACGGTGTCTACTACGGCTCGGTCGATCTGCCGGACGCGGCGTTCGCGGAGCGCCTGCCCGGGCTGCCGGGCATCTTCTCCCAGCACTACACCAACGCGCACCGCTACGGGCTGGTGTCCCTCGTGGAAGCCTGCTCGGACGCCCAACTGAGCATCAGGGACGGCGACCTCACCGAGGCCGCCGTCCTGGTCGGGCGCGGGGGCATCGACGCCAACGTCTCCAGCTACCTAGAGGTCCTGCACGCCGACGCGTGCACCATCACGCCGCACCAGGCGATGGAGCTGTTCGTCAGGGCCCAGCAGGGACTCACCCCTTCCGATGTGGCGCTGGTCCAAGGGGCGCTGATGCGCACCACCGGCCCCTGCTTCACGGTGTCGTGCGGCTGCGCGTCCTCCGCCGTCCAGATCGGCAACGCCCGCCGCATGATCGCGGACGGCGAGACCGACCTCGTCGTCGTCACCGGCGTGGACGTGTTCGGCGTGGACGTGATCCAGAACGTCCAGCGTCTGCTGCACGGCGCCCAGCGCGCCTACGACACCATCCGCGTCGACGGCATGCCCGAACTCCTCCCGGCCTTCGACCGGGTCATGAGGCCCTACGACCGGCGGGCCGACTGCGTGAACCACGGGGAGGGGTCGGTGACCCTGGTGCTGGAGAGCCGCGACCACGCCCAGCGGCGCGGGGCGTACACCTACGGCCAGGTCCTGTCGCACGGCATGACCCGCGACGGCCTGTCCAACCCGCTCGCGAGCGACGAGAACGGCGCCTCGCTGGTCGCCGCCATCCGCAAGTGCCTCGGCGACCGGTGGGACATCGGCCAGATCCCCTACATCCACGGCGGAAGCGACGGCGACGTCGTGGTGACCGCGTTCGAGGCGAACGCCGCCCGACAGCTCTACGGCGACGCCGTCGAAGACCTCCTGATGACCTCCCAGGAAGCCTGCTTCGGCCACAACGGCGCCCCGGCGGGAGCCCTGGGCGTCGCCCTGACCCTCCTGATGCTGGAGCAGGGGGAGGTGTGCCCCACTGCGAACTGCGAGGAGCCGGCCGACAACATCTGCTTCGATCCCGTCCCCGGGCTGCGCACCCGGCACCTGGAGTTCGACTACGCGCTCACCTGCAACTACCAGATCGGTGGCGTCAAGAGCGCGATCCTGCTGGGCAGTTCGGACGTCGACTGA